Within the Beduinella massiliensis genome, the region AGCGTTTGGAAATAGCATCCCCGCTGCGGAAGGCTTTCTATTCATAAGGAATATCTACAGCGCGCTGACGATTTCATCCAGCAGCGCGCGGAACGTGCCCTTCACGCGCTCGCCCGTCTCCATCACCTCGGCGTGCGACAGCGGTTTCCCCAAAATACCCGCCGCCATGTTCGTAATACAGGAGATGCCCAGCACGCGCATGCCGCTGTGACGTGCGACGATCACCTCCGGTACGGTGGACATTCCGACAGCATCCGCCCCCAAGGTACGCAGCATGCGAATTTCCGCGGGCGTCTCATAGCAGGGGCCCGGCATCTGAGCGTACACGCCCTCACGCGCCGTGAAACCGAGCCGCGCCGCCTTGTCCTTTGCTAAACGGCGCAGTTCCGGGTCAAAGGCGTAACTCATGTCCGGAAAGCGCGGGCCAAACGCGTCTAGATTTTGACCAAACAGCGGATTTGCGCCCGTCATGTTGATGAAGTCCGAAAGGATCATCAGATCGCCGGGCCGGAACGACGTGTTTACACCGCCCGCCGCATTGGTGACGATCAGCGTTTCCACGCCCAGGCTCTTCATCACGCGAACGGGAAGCGTCACCTCTTTAAGCGAGTATCCCTCGTAGTAATGAAAACGTCC harbors:
- a CDS encoding purine-nucleoside phosphorylase, which translates into the protein MEELQKIEAAAAAVRAACGEAKIGIILGSGLGDYAQALEEAKTIAYRELPGFPVSTVSGHAGLWYAGKLHGRRVCMMRGRFHYYEGYSLKEVTLPVRVMKSLGVETLIVTNAAGGVNTSFRPGDLMILSDFINMTGANPLFGQNLDAFGPRFPDMSYAFDPELRRLAKDKAARLGFTAREGVYAQMPGPCYETPAEIRMLRTLGADAVGMSTVPEVIVARHSGMRVLGISCITNMAAGILGKPLSHAEVMETGERVKGTFRALLDEIVSAL